The proteins below are encoded in one region of Epinephelus lanceolatus isolate andai-2023 chromosome 7, ASM4190304v1, whole genome shotgun sequence:
- the rpl39 gene encoding large ribosomal subunit protein eL39 translates to MSSHKTFRIKRFLAKKQKQNRPIPQWIRMKTGNKIRYNSKRRHWRRTKLGL, encoded by the exons ATG TCGTCCCACAAGACTTTCAGGATCAAGCGCTTCCTCGCCAAGAAGCAGAAACAGAACAGGCCCATTCCCCAGTGGATCAGAATGAAGACTGGCAACAAGATCAG GTACAACTCCAAGAGGAGACACTGGAGGAGGACCAAGCTGGGCCTGTAA
- the sowahd gene encoding ankyrin repeat domain-containing protein SOWAHD, giving the protein MYENRSDDVGCEPAVSDTDAHGSGRSKQGTVVERLSRYGMQVMPSAFQRRSRLQRQHEVTDSSAPGGSEDREPPERVSITPAMRKKYLKELLLSNPSHSGFSSVLSHTPSVSSEQDASWALYPMEHAWMLSAVEGSYETILDFISEDPHLLTRRDFISGYSVLHWLAKRGQDETLLKLLRYAESAGIPVNVNVRGSGGLTPLHVASMHRQYMVVKLLVGAFSANVDAMDYNGKRPWQYLQGDAPLEMKELLGTWDDEHSCACAPLNVNRNVNNNSAGAGAMNSAAYDEVDHGGTDEVDSCDRTQRAGGWRLGSLRKLLPSFSFFGSKG; this is encoded by the coding sequence ATGTATGAGAACAGATCGGATGATGTTGGATGTGAACCAGCTGTCAGTGACACTGACGCCCACGGCAGCGGGAGGTCCAAACAGGGCACCGTTGTGGAGCGACTCTCGCGGTATGGCATGCAGGTCATGCCCAGTGCTTTCCAGCGTAGGTCGCGGCTGCAGAGGCAGCATGAGGTCACTGACAGCTCCGCGCCCGGAGGCTCTGAGGACAGGGAGCCTCCGGAGAGAGTCTCTATCACACCCGCTATGCGTAAAAAGTACCTGAAGGAGCTGCTTTTGAGCAACCCGTCACACAGCGGCTTCAGCAGCGTGCTGTCACACACTCCCAGCGTGTCCTCTGAGCAGGACGCGAGCTGGGCTCTGTACCCGATGGAGCACGCGTGGATGCTTTCTGCAGTGGAGGGCAGCTATGAGACCATCCTGGACTTCATCTCAGAGGACCCCCATCTGCTGACCAGGAGGGATTTCATCAGCGGGTACTCGGTGCTGCACTGGCTGGCCAAGAGAGGACAGGACGAGACTCTGCTCAAACTTTTGCGGTACGCGGAGAGCGCGGGGATCCCGGTGAATGTGAACGTGCGGGGCAGCGGCGGGCTCACCCCGCTGCATGTCGCCAGCATGCACAGACAGTACATGGTCGTCAAGCTGCTGGTGGGAGCTTTCAGCGCCAACGTCGATGCCATGGATTACAATGGGAAGAGACCGTGGCAGTATCTGCAGGGAGACGCCCCGCTGGAGATGAAGGAGCTGCTGGGGACCTGGGACGATGAGCACAGCTGTGCGTGTGCGCCACTAAATGTCAACAGGAACGTCAACAATAACAGCGCTGGTGCTGGTGCCATGAACTCTGCTGCATATGATGAGGTGGATCATGGAGGGACAGATGAGGTGGACTCGTGTGACCGGACTCAGAGAGCAGGCGGCTGGAGGCTTGGGTCTTTAAGGAAGCTGCTGCCCtcgttttcattttttggaagCAAAGGCTGA